One Scomber scombrus chromosome 4, fScoSco1.1, whole genome shotgun sequence genomic region harbors:
- the LOC133978745 gene encoding anionic trypsin-2-like: protein MKSLIPLLVLASAVAAVDIQKRALNAVDCPSNQGHHYVVLRGIFDSSSYCGGNLISDQWILTAAHCEKYFFKVALGKHPSGKAAEKIIHPFSEKHIYKDSTGHSHDIMLLKLSKPSTLPTINLPPIGCTSPTAPFNNPYTIMGWSDTKYNPTTEKYYHEPKNLQCGDVDLVKSCTGRDLTIGQYKKEHLLCSNSACQACPGDSGGSLVKDDVLVGINVAILKPPSQYTIYMDVCAYRQWIKDTAGIN, encoded by the exons ATGAAGAGTTTGATCCCTCTGCTCGTCTTAGCGTCAGCAG TTGCTGCTGTGGACATCCAGAAGAGAGCGCTGAATGCAGTGGACTGTCCTTCTAACCAGGGTCACCATTATGTGGTTCTGAGGGGTATTTTTGATTCCTCAAGCTACTGTGGAGGGAATCTGATCAGTGATCAATGGATCCTCACTGCTGCTCACTGTGAAAAATA tTTCTTTAAAGTGGCTTTGGGCAAACATCCATCTGGAAAGGCAGCAGAAAAGATAATCCACCCATTTTCTGAAAAGCATATTTATAAAGATAGTACTGGTCACAGTCATGACATCATGCTTCTTAAACTGTCCAAACCAAGTACTCTTCCCACCATCAATCTCCCTCCTATCGGATGTACATCACCTACTGCACCTTTCAATAATCCCTATACTATCATGGGATGGTCCGACACAAAATATAACCCgacaacagaaaaat actACCATGAACCCAAGAATCTGCAATGTGGTGATGTTGATCTGGTTAAAAGCTGCACTGGTCGAGACCTAACTATAGGTCAATATAAAAAAGAACATCTGCTGTGCTCCAACTCAGCATGTCAAGCCTGCCCA GGGGACTCTGGTGGCAGTCTGGTGAAGGATGATGTTCTGGTTGGAATCAACGTTGCTATTTTGAAACCACCCTCACAGTATACTATCTACATGGATGTCTGTGCCTACAGGCAGTGGATTAAAGATACAGCTGGCATTAACTGA